A portion of the Clostridiisalibacter paucivorans DSM 22131 genome contains these proteins:
- a CDS encoding Fic family protein, whose translation MEAFLKEIEEKKSLLDSKRPLPEYTVKSIRENLLLEWTYNSNAIEGNTLTFKETKVVLEGITVGGKTLREHLEVINHKEAILYVEEIVKDKEPLSEWQIKNIHRLVLKGIYDEYAGTYRNQNVIISGVEHKPPNFLVVPKEMEKLIEWYKTGTQNLHPVERAAYLHGKFIGIHLFVDGNGRTARLLLNLELMKDGYVPIVIQNNKRIEYYNALDKAHTTNNYNDFIKLVAQEVKRSLDQYLELIDSSYNH comes from the coding sequence ATGGAAGCTTTCCTAAAGGAAATAGAAGAAAAAAAGAGTTTATTAGATAGTAAAAGACCACTTCCTGAGTATACAGTCAAAAGCATCCGCGAAAACTTATTGTTAGAGTGGACATACAACTCAAATGCTATAGAGGGTAATACCCTTACTTTTAAGGAAACGAAAGTTGTATTGGAAGGGATTACAGTGGGAGGCAAAACTTTAAGAGAACATTTAGAAGTAATTAATCATAAAGAAGCTATTTTATATGTTGAAGAAATAGTAAAAGATAAGGAACCACTAAGTGAGTGGCAAATTAAAAATATTCATAGATTGGTTTTAAAGGGAATATATGATGAATATGCAGGAACATATAGAAATCAAAATGTAATTATAAGTGGTGTAGAACATAAACCACCAAATTTTTTAGTTGTTCCAAAGGAAATGGAAAAATTGATTGAATGGTATAAAACAGGAACACAGAATCTTCATCCAGTAGAGAGGGCAGCCTATTTACATGGGAAATTTATTGGCATTCATCTATTTGTAGATGGAAATGGCAGAACAGCTAGGTTGCTTTTAAATTTAGAACTTATGAAGGATGGATATGTTCCAATAGTAATTCAAAACAACAAAAGAATTGAATACTATAATGCATTAGATAAAGCACATACAACTAATAACTATAATGACTTTATAAAATTAGTTGCACAGGAAGTAAAACGTAGCCTAGATCAATATTTAGAATTAATAGACAGTAGCTATAACCACTAA